CGTTGAGGCTCCAGGTGATGCCCCGAGCAACGCGGAGATGGAGCCGTCCACTGAAGTGACTAGCTCTGTACCGAATTGCAGCGTGCCTTTGCCGCCCGCATCGGTGTCTTTGATGACCTGGACGCGCTGTCCTGCGACGACCAAATCCCAATCCTCACTCTTCGCATTCGGGACGAATTCACGCAATTCTTCCATGCGTTGTTCTTTCGACTGAATGACTTGCTGGATCAAGTATTGTGTAAGCGATAAGTTTTTCGCTCCGCCTGATAGCATCGTCAACACGTTATTCGGTTTGACAGAGGCCACCAAGTCCATATAAGAACCCGTTTTCAAGAATTTCGGCGTGAAGCCTGCGAATGGGCCAAACAATAAGGATTTCTTATCGTCGATAAAGCGTGTGTCCAAGTGAGGCACAGACATCGGCGGTGCACCGACTTTTGCCTTGCCGTAGACTTTTGCATTGTGCTGTTCGATCACTTCCGGATTGTTGCAGACCATGAACAAGCCGCTCACTGGGAATCCGCCAATATGCTTCGATTCCGGGATGCCGGATTTTTGAAGCAAGTGAATGCTCGCTCCGCCACCGCCGATAAAGACGAACTTCGCCGTGTGCACATCGAGTTTCCCGGTTTCCAGGTTTTTGATCTTCAATAACCAACGGCCATCTTTCATTTGTTTCAAATCTTGGACCATATGGTGATAGTGGACATTAACGTCTTCTTTAACAAGGCGGTCGAAGAGCATGCGTGTCAACGCACCGAAATTGACGTCTGTTCCTGTGTCGATTTTCGTTGCGGCAATCGGCTCGTTGTCTTGGCGATTCGCCATAATCAACGGCATCCATTCTTTCAAGACTTCCGGGTCATCGGAAAATTCCATGCCTGTAAAGAGTGGATTTTCAGCCATAGCGTCAAAACGTTTTTTCAGGAAACGGATATTGTCTTCGCCTTGCACCATGCTGATGTGAGGAAGCGGACGGATGAATTCTTCCGGGTTTTTCAATAATCCCGTTTTCACAAGATGGGACCAGAACTGAGCCGATACCTGGAATTGTTCGTTAACGTCGATGGCTTTGCTGATGTCCATCGTGCCGTCTGGCTTTTCTTTCGTGTAGTTCAACTCACAAAGGGCTGCGTGGCCAGTCCCGGCGTTGTTCCATTCGTTTGAACTTTCTTCGCCAGGGCTCGACAATTTCTCGAACACATTGATTTTCATGTCTGGAGATAATTCTTTCAAAAGAATCCCCAAAGTCGCACTCATAATACCAGCACCGATCAAGATTACATCTGTATCAGTTTCTCTATTGCTCATGTATACCTTCCTTTTCTACGCGAGTATTAGCGGCTTTTCGAGTCCGCCGCTTCCGTATTAAATCCATCATCTATTGTATGCCTGTTTGACACAAAATCTCTACTACTAACAGACAATTATAAACCATTTTGCGTAAGGATTAAAGAAAATTAGCCTTTTGCGCAAAGTCATGACACGAAAAAGCGGATTTCTGTAGTAAAGAAGTAGAATCGTCCTTCGAGCGAGTAGAATCAGCTCAGCATACCGGATTCGCCCTACTCAATAAGCCTTCATTCTTAGCACGAAACCAACAAATGACCACACACCATCCGACTTGTACTAAGCGTTTATTTTCGATTTTTAGTATGAAACGGACAGCTAATGATATGATCATCAATCATCCCTATCGCCTGAAGAAACGAATAGGTCGTGACCGGGCCGACAAATTTAAAGCCGCGCTTTTTTAACTCCTTGCTGAGCTTTACGGACAACTCCGATTGGGCGGGAATCTGACCGTCTGATGGCCATTCATTGATTACCGCTTTATCGTTTGTAAAACTCCATAGGTAGTCGGCGAAACTGGTGAATTCGGTTTGGATCTCTTTTACCGCCTGGGCATTCGAGCGGACAGATGCTAGTTTGGCGCCGTGTTTGATGACGCCGTGCTGCTCTTTGATCTCGGCTAGGGCTTCGTCCGTCAAAGCGGCGCAGTACTCGATATCGAAATTATGAAATGCGCTTTGATAGCTATCGCGTTTGGACAGCACGATCTGCCAGGATAAACCTGCCTGTGCGCCTTCTAAGCTCAGCATTTCGAATAAATAGCGTTCATCACGGCTCGGCCGGCACCATTCCTCGTCATGATAGGCTTGCATCCGTTCGTCGCCTTTTGGCCATTCGCATCGTGCCATTAGATCATCTCCTGTCATTTTCTGTTGGATTAAAAAAGAAGCAGGCATTCGCTCCCTGCTCCTTTACCGTTCTTCGTCCTCAGATATGTTTCGTTCTTTTCCACTGACGCTTTTCATAGGTGCTTCTTGGCTTGGCGCCTCATCCACTTTATTGGACTTGCTCTTTTTCAGCATTACGAGAATACTGCCGACCAACAGCCCCGTAATTAGCAGAAAAAGTCCAAAAATAATGAGTGTCACGATAATTCCACCAGACATTTTCTTTCCCCCTTCCGCTATCGCTCGTCATCTTCTATTCATTGTTCATTCTCCAGTTTTTTCACGCGCAATTCCAGTGCCTCAACGTGTTTTTTCAAATCCGATTCGTCGACTTGTTGCTGTTTTCGATTGACTGATGCTTTGACTGCCGCGACAACCAATACAACAAGCAGGATGAAAAAGCCCAGCAAAAAAATTGTTGCGATGATATCTCCTAAATTATACATCATGATATTTTCCCACCATCCATTTCCGCTTTCGCTTATTGATTAGTTTTCTCCAATTCATGGCCAAAACCCTTTTTCACAAAAGGCAAAGAACGGCTAAAACGAAAAAAGGCCGAGAACCTGCTGAAGGTTTTCGACTTTCAAATTGTGAAACTAGCTGCTTAGCGCATCATTTCATTGACAAAATACAGTTGATAAACAGCCGGCAACAGCAAGGCGATGGCCAAACAAATCACGGCTGCTATCTTCGCCTGTGTGGTTAAGCGCGCATCTTGTGATTTCAATTGCTCGAAAAACGTTAACGTAAAGTAAAAGCTAGCCACTAACAAGAACGCTGATACCACTCCTGTCCAGCTGCCTAGTCCGAACATTTCCATATTCGACATGACGATCCCCCATTTCATCTCTGATAACGTGGCGGTTACTTCTCTTGCAACATTGTAATCAGAATAAAAATAATCAATTAATTTCCATTTTTTCCACCTTACCACTTTTAATTGATTATAGGAATATGAGAATGGGAATTTACTGAGACTCAACTAGAAAAATAGCTATTTAACCTAGGAATAAAAAGGGAGAGAAACACGGAACGGCCTGCGCTAAATGCAATAAATGCGAGCCATAAGCCATGATTGCCGAACAAGGGAACAGCGAGAAAATAGACGGCCAAAAACAACAGCAACGCCATCATCATCGATTTTCGAACTGGCGCTGTCTCCGTGGCCCCTGTGAAAATCCCATAGTAAATGATGCCGATGCTCGTCGAAATCGGAAATAGCAATAGCCATATGCTGTAATCAGAGGCAATGGTGATGACTTCCGGAATCCCTGTAAACAAACGAATGACCGGGCCGCTGAACAGCCCATACATAGCCGTCAAAAACAACGCCGTGATCAGCGCCCACTGGCTGGCCAAAGTGAGCGTGCGTTTATACAAGCCCTCGTCTTTCGATCCGACCGCTTTGCCGGATAAAATGCTCGAAGCATTCGAGAAGCCGTCGAAAAAATACGCCATCAAATAATGAATTTGGATCAGCACGGCATTGGCAGCCAATGTCTCCGTACCAAACGCCGCACTTTTGTATGTAAAAATATTGAATACGGCGAGCAGGCACACCGTCCGGATAAACAAATCCTGATTCACAGCAATCATCTTTTTCAAAGCTGCGCCTTCGAAAATCTGCCCGAGCGGCAATAGCTTCAACGTGAATTGCGTCCGTTTCATGAGGAAGTAAATGCCCAACACCATGGCGCTCACTTCGGCGATCAAGGTGGCTGATGCAACCCCTGTGACTCCCCAAGCGAACCCAGTCACGAACAACAAGTCGAGCGCAATATTCAACAAGTTCATGGCAATTTGGATCGTCACCGCCAGGCGGATGCGCGACATGCCCATCAGCCAGCCGAGAACGACGTAATTGATGAACGTCACCGGCACGCCCCAGACGCGGATATGGAAATAATCCCGCGCCAAGGCCTCTACGTCCTGTGCCGGATTGAGCAAGGCCATCGCAGCTGTCGCGATTGGATTTTGGAGAATCAGGAAGACGAGCCCGATTAACAGCGCGATGAAAAACGGTCGGATAAACGACAGCGTTTCCTGCAGTTCATCGCGCGCGCCAAGTGCCTGAGCCGCAAAACCTGAAGTACTGACACGCAAAAAGCCGAACAGCCAGTACATCGTATTAAAGACCACGGTGCCGATCGCGACGCCCCCGAGATACGCAGGGTCCGATAATTGCCCGACGACCGCTGTATCCACAGCACCTAGCAAGGGCGTCGTTACGGTGGAAAAAGTTAACGGCAAGGCCAAAGCCAAGTATTTTTTGTGATTCATGATCCACCTCTGTTTAGTCGAATAACGAAACCAATTGTTGTGTATAAGGATGGCGTTCCGCTGAAAACAAATCGCCTTTGTCGAAGCGGTCGACGATCTCCCCCTCTTTCATGACCAGTATTTTCTGGCTTAATGCCTGAATGGCCAATAGATCGTGGGAGATGAGCAAATACGATAAATCCAATGCTTCCCGGAGATGATCCAGCAGCTTTAAGATCGACATTTGTGTCAGAACATCCAAACTCGAAGTCGGTTCATCTAACACCACAAGCGCCGGCTCTAGGCTGATCGCGCGTGCAATCGAGATACGTTGCTTCTGGCCACCGCTCAACTCATGAGGATAGCGAGACAATAGGTCCGGGGACAGTTCCACTGCTTCCATCAATTGGCGCGCCAGCTCTTCTTCACTGCCATGCTGGAAATGCGTCAACGACACTTGCGCCCCAAACTGGCGAAAAGGCTCCATTAATGAATGCCGGATTTTTAACTTCGGATTCAAAGAAGAAGCCGGATCTTGCATGACGGTTTGCAAGTGGCGGCGGTACGGGCGAATTTCCCGCTCGGACTTATTCTGTAAAGGCACACCGTCAAAAACGATTTCTCCCTCATCCAGCTGGTCCAGCTGTAAAATGCAACGAGCGAGCGTGCTTTTCCCGCATCCACTCTCACCGACAATCCCGACACATTCCTGACGTTCAATCGAGAAATGGATATCTTTTAGCACCGCAACTCCCGGCTGATAAGACTTTTGGACATTGTTCAACTGCAGTAAGCTCATGCCATGTCCTCTCCTTTCAGCAACTGGGCGGCTTCGGACAAGCTTGGCGAAGCCGCCATCAGCGAGCGGGTATAGGAATGCTGCGGCTGCGACAGAACGCTATTCTTCTCGCCTTTTTCAACGACTGTCCCTTCTTTCATGACAACGATTTGATCGGCGTATTTTCGCACATGCCGAAGATCGTGAGTGATGAACAGCATCGCACAACCCGTTTCCTGCTGCAGTTCTGCAAGTAAACCGAGTACTTTGAAAGCTGAAATGCTATCAAGTGCGGCCGTCGGTTCGTCTGCAATGACGAGCTCCGGCTTGGTTAACAGAGCTAAAGCTATCGAGCTGCGCTGAAGCTGACCGCCGCTCAATTGAAACGGGTAGCGCGTATACAATTCTGGTCGCAAACCGACTGACTCGAGCGCTCGTTCTGCCATTTCGCGCCTGCGCTTTTTCGGCAACCGGAAATGAGTTTTCAAGAATTCATCAAAATGGCGACCAATGGTGTGAAACGGCGTGAAGGAACCTTGGTAGTCTTGAAAGATGTAAGAAATGGCCGTCCCTCGCAAACGACGCATTTGTTTTCCGTCCAGCTGCAGCAAATCCACACCGTTGTAAATTGCTTTGCCGCTGGCGTTTAGATTGGGTGCAAGCAAGCGGCCGATTGCTGAAGCGGTGACGCTTTTGCCGCTGCCGCTCTGCCCGATGATCGCAAGCCATTCGCCTTTTTGGATATCAAAGGAAATATTTTTTGCGAGTGAGGCTTCTCCGGCCTGGACTGTTAAGTTTTGTACGGAAAGCAAAGTCATTCTGCCACTTCCTTTTTCACGTCAAATTTATCGCGTAAATAATCGCCAAGCAAATTGGAGAACAAGACGACCGTTACGATGGCGAGTCCCGGGTAGATCATTAAGGCAGGCACTGTCTGAAAATATGGGCGGGCTTCATTGAGCATCGCGCCCCATTCTGGTGCCGGCGGCTGTGCGCCAAGCCCAATATACGAAAGGGAAGAAATCAATAAAATGATTTTTCCCAGGTCCAGGCTCGCGAGCACGAGAATATGGCCAATCAGATGGGGAAATAAATGCTTGCGCATGATGCGCCCTTCACTCAGGCCATTGATTCTGGCCATGGTGATGTAATCCTTTTGCCGTTCCGTGACCACGGTGCTGCGGGCGAGGCGTGCGTAATTTACCCATCTAACCAACACGATCGCCAATAGCAGATTTTCGAGTCCGGCACCGAGCAAACCGCTCAGCACGATCGCGACAACCGTATCCGGGAACGCCAAAAACGCATCCGCCACTCTCATCAGGAGGCGATCAACGATACCACCTTTAAATCCGGCAATAACGCCGATCGACACGCCAATAGCTGATGCTAGTAGCAACGCCACAAAGCCATAGCCCACTGTCAATTGAAATCCAAGCAAAATGCGTGTCAGCATATCGCGGCCCAAATGATCGGTGCCAAACGGATGCTGCCAGCTCATTGGAAGCAATCGCCCATTCAAATCGACAAATTCCGGATCATGCTTCAATACGAGAAACGCATACGCCGCAATCACAGTGATTAGCAACAGGATGGCCGCTAAGGAAATTTGGGTAAGGCGTGCTTTGTAACTGGCAAATTGACTCTTCATCTTGCTCTCCCCTTTCCTTTTAAGCGCAGCTCCGGATTCAAGTAGCGATAGCACAAATCGACAAGGCTATTAAGGGCAAACACCAACATGGCCATGACGAAAATATAGCCCTGGATCATCGGGTAATCCCTGCTGCGAATGGCATCAACGACCATTTTGCCGATTCCGGGATAAGCGAAAATCACTTCAATGACCACCACGCCACCGATCAAACTGCCGAGGCTGACGCCGAAAACGGTGATGACTGGAGGCAAACTCGCGCGTAGCACATGGCTGAAGAAAATTCGCGGTTCTGGAATTCCCCGGGCACGAGCAGCTCGGATATTCTCCTGGTTCAAGGCATCGATCAAACTCGAGCGCAATAGCCGGACATAGACACTCGACATCGCAAGGCCCAACGTAATAGAGGGAAGGACGGCAGAATGCAAGCCGTCCCTCCCCATAGTCGGCAGCCACCCCAGGCGAACGCCGAACAGATCGATCAAAATAAGGCCCAGCCAAAAACTTGGAATGGCCGCTCCGATTAGTGAGACGCCGCGGCTTACCTGGTCGATCCAGCTGCCTCTGTGCAGGGCGGAAAGGGAACCGAGCGGTAAAGCAACGAGTACCATGACGAACAGCCCGCCGAGCGTCAATTCTAAAGTTGCCGGAACACCGCCTCGCAGCATGTCCATGACCGGCTGGTTGGAAATATAGGAATTTCCGAAATCCAAACGAACAAAATCGGCCAACCACTCGCCGTATTGCACAAGCAAGGGCTCGTTAAATCCCATGTCCTCGCGTAGTTGCTCCACTTGATCGGCCGAAACCGATAAATCATCGACGCGCAGGATCGATAGCACCGGATCTCCCGGAGCCATGCGGGCGAACAGGAAACTGACGAACGTAATCAGTAAGAGAAACACCGCAACTTCGACTAAACGGCGCGTGATGATCCGGATCACTTACTGCACATCCAATTCGTTCGTCAGCATATAATACTCGCTTCTCGTCGTCGTCCAATTTTTCACCTTGTCGGAGTTGTAGGCGACGAGCGTATTTGGATGCAACACAAACGAGTTGTACATCTGTTCATCGACGTAGCTAGCAATGTCTTTGGCAATATCCGAACGCTGCTCCTGTCCGACCACCTGGTTCAATTCATCAATCATCGCCGTCAGCTGTTCATCATCTGCCCCACTGAAATTCAAGGCACCTTCCGGATGATAGGTCGCGTTCAAATAATAACCCGCATCCCCGCGAGGCGCCGTTAAATTGCTGTAAGTCGCCAAATCCCAGTCACGGTTAGTAGCCATATGCTCTTCCGGTATTTCGATTTGCTCAATTACCACTTCAACACCAAGCTCACCGGCTGCTGATTGAAACACTTGGGCAATCAAAGGCAAATCAGCACGTGCGCTATACGTCAACAACGTCCATATCAACGGCTCACCGTCTTTTTGCATAACACCATCTTGCTCTGTATAGCCTGCCTGTTCCAATAGCTTGCGCGCTTCATCGATTCCATATTCTTTTTCAGGGTAATCCGGCGAAAAGGAGAAGGAAGATGGGAATGGCCCGTTTGCCACTTCCGCATGGCCGCTTAAAATTGTCTCAGCGATCATATTACGGTCAATCAGTGCATCGATTGCCCGTCGGACATGGACGTCTTTCAAGGATTCGCGTTCGAGATTCATCGTCAGCTGATGGACACGGAAAGTCGAAGTCGACTCGACCGTCACGCCTTCAATCGCTTCCAATTGCTCGACCGATTCCACTTCCGGGCGGAACACGATGTCCGCGCCTTTTGACTCCAGCGCAAGCGAACGGGCATTGGCGTCTTCGTTAAATGAAAATCTCGCTTTTTCCAGTTTTGCAGCGCCGTCCCAATAGTCTTCAAAGCGCACCAAGTCTACAGCCGTGCCAGGCGTAAATAATTCGACGGCAAACGGCCCTGTGCCGACAGGTTTATTGATGAAGTCGGTTCCGTCCACATCGATGATCGCCGTATTGGGATGCACCAGTTCGGACGGGAATTCCGGGAACGGCTTCGTCGTTTTGATGGTCAGTTCCGATGCTTCTGCTGTAATCGATTCGATGCGCAAGGCATTCTTGATAGCAATATTATCGGCCATGGCCCGTTCTAGAGAAGCTTTCACCGCTTCACCGTCCATCGCCTTGCCGTTTTGAAACTTCACGTCTCCGCGCAGCTGGAACGTCCAAGTCTGGCCATCCTCACTCGACCAGCTCTTTGCCAGCCATGGTTCAATCTCCAAAGTCTCGTCGTTCAAATAAACCAAAGTCTCGGCAATTCCTGCCCGCACCGGTACATAACTGGTGTCGACATGAGGGTCCAGTGAATTGGTCGCAAAATTAAACAATAAATTCACTTCTTTGACGTTCCCTTCCTCATTTTTTGCCGCCGAATCGGAACAGGCGGATAGCACTAGCGCCGTAACGGCGACTGTAGCAAGTAAAAGCAATAATTTCTTCATAACATCTTCTCCTTTTTAAATAACCTCGTCGAAACTGATTCGATATACAAATATTTTTTCTGAATGGCTGCTCAACATAAGCCACCAAAAGTAACCGTTACGATTTACAAAGCAAAAAAATTTCGGCCTCCTATAACAGCGGGCTAAAACATTCTATGTAGGGCAAAACTTCCGATCAGAGCGAATAGCCATGCAAACGGCATACAAAGAGTAATAATTACGATTTAAATCATATCCTTTTGTGCTTTATTGCGCAAGTGCGTTTTTAAGCTTTTATTTATTCTCAAATAAAAAAGGCTAGCTAAAACTTCAGCCTGCCCTTGTAGCGAATGCCTATGTATTTATATAGCCTTTCCGTTGTTCCGCGAAAAAGCGAGTGGTTTTTCGGTAACTTTGTTGATCATTACTCAGCTGTACTTGTAGCAGGTGCAGCAGTTAGTATGCCTACAAGCCCTCAGCAGCACATTGAAAGCATTATGCGAACATTGACTTTTAGCGATCTGCTTATATTGGAGGCTTCTTTATGTTTTGTTGTTAGCACATGCATCGCACGTAAACCGAGCTTCCAGTTTTAAATAGGCTTTGATTTCGGTGAATCCTCTTCTCTTCGGGTAGCGCATCTCGAGATGGACCGGTTCGCCGCCTTCGATCTCTTTGCCGCACACTCGGCACTTCGATGATTCATTGAACACAAGTATCCCTCCCTCTCAATCGTTATTGTTTTAACCGTTCTGATAAGCCTTCGTCGTCTGTATAAATAAACTTGCCGATTTTGCCTTTCTGGACGGACGAAAATAGGACGACGCCTTTCACTTCAGCGTGCTGCTCTTTTCCCCCTGCTTTTTGAAACGCCACCCCTGCTGTGAACGTATAGCGGTTCGCTGTCGTTTCACTCAATTCGATGTCCACTTTTTCTAAGCGCAGCTCATAGCCATAAATATCAGCCAGCCCCGGGAAATAGGTACCGAAAACTTTCATGAATTGATCCAATTCCTGATCCGTGAAATATTCTCCGTATTTTTCATTCACTTGTTGTTCAAAGGCCTCATTCACTTCAACTCCGTCCACGATTTGTTTGTTGGCCGGATTCCACATCGCCTTTAAGAATTCCTCATCAGGCCCGTTGAATTGCTGCTCCAATACCCGCTCGATCGCCGCCATTTTCGGGTCATCCGCTTTTGCTGCCAGGCACCCGCTTAAGATAACTAAAGCCAAGAGCACAGCGAGCGCAAATTTCAGTTTCCTTTCCCCTTCCTTCATACCGTCCGCCTCCTTTACCCTTAGTACGAAAAAGCCGGACACAAGTTTCAATTTTCTGTCATATAAGGGAATTCACTTGAAACCCTAAATTTTTTTCTAAAAAAATGCCTTTCAACGTGCTTACCCGAAGGTTCGCAAATTGAAAGGCGTTCATAACTTTTTTAAGTATCCAGGAAGGTCTTCCCGTTTAATTCAGTGGCCGATAAAATGAAGTGTTTCACTAATTCGACAGTGTGCGCCAAATCCTCAAGGTCCACGATTTCAATCGGTGTATGCGTATAGCGTGAAGGAATCGAGACGACACCGGACGAAACGCCTTTATGCGTCATATGAATTGCTCCAGCGTCCGTTCCAATACCCATAAAAATTTCATGCTGATACGGAATCGCTTGCTCGGTAGCCACTTTTTCCAATAGGCCCGTCACCAATGGATGTGAGATCAAGGATTTGTCCGTTAGCTTGATGCACGGCCCTGCACCGAGTTTACGGGTGCCCGTCATTAACACATCATTCGTGTCGCTTGTCGGCGTCGTATCGATCGCTAAGGCAAAATCTGGCTGCAGGTTCGCACTCAACACAGATGCACCTCGGAGTCCGACTTCTTCCTGGACGGTAAATACGAAATGAACATCGCCATGCACCAAATTTTCTTTTTGATGGAATTGGTCGATTAACTCCATCAACACCGCACAACCTGCCCGGTCATCTAAGGCTTTTCCAACAACGCGGTTTTGCTTGGCATCGCCAATGAGCTTTAATTCGCTGCCATAACTGATTGGCTGGCCGACCCTGACGCCCATTTGCGCGACTTCTTCAGGCGAAGCTGCCCCGATATCGATATAAAGCTCGCGGTGTGAGGCAATCCTCTTCGGATCATCCCATTTCACGTAATGGACAGCAAGTGTCCCGATGACGCCATGAATATAGCCGCGATCGCCTTTAATCGTCACCGGCTGGGCCAGCAAGGTGCGGTTGTCGAATCCTCCGAGCTGCTCAAAGCGCAGCGTGCCGTTCGCTTCAACCTTTTTGACGATAAAGCCGATTTCATCTGAATGCGCGGCGAGCAGGA
This is a stretch of genomic DNA from Planococcus maritimus. It encodes these proteins:
- the mqo gene encoding malate dehydrogenase (quinone) — translated: MSNRETDTDVILIGAGIMSATLGILLKELSPDMKINVFEKLSSPGEESSNEWNNAGTGHAALCELNYTKEKPDGTMDISKAIDVNEQFQVSAQFWSHLVKTGLLKNPEEFIRPLPHISMVQGEDNIRFLKKRFDAMAENPLFTGMEFSDDPEVLKEWMPLIMANRQDNEPIAATKIDTGTDVNFGALTRMLFDRLVKEDVNVHYHHMVQDLKQMKDGRWLLKIKNLETGKLDVHTAKFVFIGGGGASIHLLQKSGIPESKHIGGFPVSGLFMVCNNPEVIEQHNAKVYGKAKVGAPPMSVPHLDTRFIDDKKSLLFGPFAGFTPKFLKTGSYMDLVASVKPNNVLTMLSGGAKNLSLTQYLIQQVIQSKEQRMEELREFVPNAKSEDWDLVVAGQRVQVIKDTDAGGKGTLQFGTELVTSVDGSISALLGASPGASTAVHVMLKLLANCFPQELENWESQIKEMIPSYGKSLMDNEELLKHVHKYTAEALDLNEVKPADHSPEDLTPQI
- a CDS encoding DNA-3-methyladenine glycosylase I; its protein translation is MARCEWPKGDERMQAYHDEEWCRPSRDERYLFEMLSLEGAQAGLSWQIVLSKRDSYQSAFHNFDIEYCAALTDEALAEIKEQHGVIKHGAKLASVRSNAQAVKEIQTEFTSFADYLWSFTNDKAVINEWPSDGQIPAQSELSVKLSKELKKRGFKFVGPVTTYSFLQAIGMIDDHIISCPFHTKNRK
- a CDS encoding MATE family efflux transporter gives rise to the protein MNHKKYLALALPLTFSTVTTPLLGAVDTAVVGQLSDPAYLGGVAIGTVVFNTMYWLFGFLRVSTSGFAAQALGARDELQETLSFIRPFFIALLIGLVFLILQNPIATAAMALLNPAQDVEALARDYFHIRVWGVPVTFINYVVLGWLMGMSRIRLAVTIQIAMNLLNIALDLLFVTGFAWGVTGVASATLIAEVSAMVLGIYFLMKRTQFTLKLLPLGQIFEGAALKKMIAVNQDLFIRTVCLLAVFNIFTYKSAAFGTETLAANAVLIQIHYLMAYFFDGFSNASSILSGKAVGSKDEGLYKRTLTLASQWALITALFLTAMYGLFSGPVIRLFTGIPEVITIASDYSIWLLLFPISTSIGIIYYGIFTGATETAPVRKSMMMALLLFLAVYFLAVPLFGNHGLWLAFIAFSAGRSVFLSLFIPRLNSYFSS
- a CDS encoding ABC transporter ATP-binding protein produces the protein MSLLQLNNVQKSYQPGVAVLKDIHFSIERQECVGIVGESGCGKSTLARCILQLDQLDEGEIVFDGVPLQNKSEREIRPYRRHLQTVMQDPASSLNPKLKIRHSLMEPFRQFGAQVSLTHFQHGSEEELARQLMEAVELSPDLLSRYPHELSGGQKQRISIARAISLEPALVVLDEPTSSLDVLTQMSILKLLDHLREALDLSYLLISHDLLAIQALSQKILVMKEGEIVDRFDKGDLFSAERHPYTQQLVSLFD
- a CDS encoding ABC transporter ATP-binding protein; the protein is MTLLSVQNLTVQAGEASLAKNISFDIQKGEWLAIIGQSGSGKSVTASAIGRLLAPNLNASGKAIYNGVDLLQLDGKQMRRLRGTAISYIFQDYQGSFTPFHTIGRHFDEFLKTHFRLPKKRRREMAERALESVGLRPELYTRYPFQLSGGQLQRSSIALALLTKPELVIADEPTAALDSISAFKVLGLLAELQQETGCAMLFITHDLRHVRKYADQIVVMKEGTVVEKGEKNSVLSQPQHSYTRSLMAASPSLSEAAQLLKGEDMA
- the nikC gene encoding nickel transporter permease, producing the protein MKSQFASYKARLTQISLAAILLLITVIAAYAFLVLKHDPEFVDLNGRLLPMSWQHPFGTDHLGRDMLTRILLGFQLTVGYGFVALLLASAIGVSIGVIAGFKGGIVDRLLMRVADAFLAFPDTVVAIVLSGLLGAGLENLLLAIVLVRWVNYARLARSTVVTERQKDYITMARINGLSEGRIMRKHLFPHLIGHILVLASLDLGKIILLISSLSYIGLGAQPPAPEWGAMLNEARPYFQTVPALMIYPGLAIVTVVLFSNLLGDYLRDKFDVKKEVAE
- the nikB gene encoding nickel ABC transporter permease; its protein translation is MIRIITRRLVEVAVFLLLITFVSFLFARMAPGDPVLSILRVDDLSVSADQVEQLREDMGFNEPLLVQYGEWLADFVRLDFGNSYISNQPVMDMLRGGVPATLELTLGGLFVMVLVALPLGSLSALHRGSWIDQVSRGVSLIGAAIPSFWLGLILIDLFGVRLGWLPTMGRDGLHSAVLPSITLGLAMSSVYVRLLRSSLIDALNQENIRAARARGIPEPRIFFSHVLRASLPPVITVFGVSLGSLIGGVVVIEVIFAYPGIGKMVVDAIRSRDYPMIQGYIFVMAMLVFALNSLVDLCYRYLNPELRLKGKGRAR
- the nikA gene encoding nickel ABC transporter substrate-binding protein, whose amino-acid sequence is MKKLLLLLATVAVTALVLSACSDSAAKNEEGNVKEVNLLFNFATNSLDPHVDTSYVPVRAGIAETLVYLNDETLEIEPWLAKSWSSEDGQTWTFQLRGDVKFQNGKAMDGEAVKASLERAMADNIAIKNALRIESITAEASELTIKTTKPFPEFPSELVHPNTAIIDVDGTDFINKPVGTGPFAVELFTPGTAVDLVRFEDYWDGAAKLEKARFSFNEDANARSLALESKGADIVFRPEVESVEQLEAIEGVTVESTSTFRVHQLTMNLERESLKDVHVRRAIDALIDRNMIAETILSGHAEVANGPFPSSFSFSPDYPEKEYGIDEARKLLEQAGYTEQDGVMQKDGEPLIWTLLTYSARADLPLIAQVFQSAAGELGVEVVIEQIEIPEEHMATNRDWDLATYSNLTAPRGDAGYYLNATYHPEGALNFSGADDEQLTAMIDELNQVVGQEQRSDIAKDIASYVDEQMYNSFVLHPNTLVAYNSDKVKNWTTTRSEYYMLTNELDVQ
- a CDS encoding Fe3+ hydroxamate ABC transporter substrate-binding protein → MFNESSKCRVCGKEIEGGEPVHLEMRYPKRRGFTEIKAYLKLEARFTCDACANNKT
- a CDS encoding M42 family metallopeptidase, translated to MYEVLKELCGLVGPSGFEQDVQRYIKGKIEDKVASCEVDPLGNIIATIPATDPSLPSILLAAHSDEIGFIVKKVEANGTLRFEQLGGFDNRTLLAQPVTIKGDRGYIHGVIGTLAVHYVKWDDPKRIASHRELYIDIGAASPEEVAQMGVRVGQPISYGSELKLIGDAKQNRVVGKALDDRAGCAVLMELIDQFHQKENLVHGDVHFVFTVQEEVGLRGASVLSANLQPDFALAIDTTPTSDTNDVLMTGTRKLGAGPCIKLTDKSLISHPLVTGLLEKVATEQAIPYQHEIFMGIGTDAGAIHMTHKGVSSGVVSIPSRYTHTPIEIVDLEDLAHTVELVKHFILSATELNGKTFLDT